ttttcatcgGTTTTTTCTTTCGTTCTTTTTCTGGATTTTCCTTGGTTTCTTTTCATTCTTTGATATATTTTTTCTTGGTTTTCCTTCCATATAACTTTCGTTTTCCTTATTTTCTCATTTTActattttagttttagtttttatttgtttatttatcAGTTTTAACTATTTTTCCACTCCTTTTGCACTTGTTTCTatctttttgttttcttttttctttggtttctttttctattttggttttcatttttctttgtttctttttgttTTCATCCTATACTTTTCATATATGTCAATAAAATTTATATAATACACGTTTAAATTTTTTTAGCAAAAttttaacattttttgaatacatgttgaacattttttctGTAAACTTTTTTAGTGCTTGATTAAACCTTTTAAATAAAATATTAACATTTTTAAATAAATGATAAACATTGTTTATATACTCATTTTTaatattttcaaatgcttgattaacctTTTTCAAATTCAATAGTAGCAATTTTTTCAGTGTTTGGTGAACATGTCTTCTGTCGCATTTATTAGTCTTCCAATGCTTCATTAACAGTTTTTCAAATGCAAGGTTAATTTTTTTGGAATACATGGTaaacatttttctatacacatttaacattttcaaatGCTTAATTAACATTTTGCAAATACAAGTTTAACTTTTTTTTCAATAGAATACAAGATTAactggtcaacattttttctacaCACATTTATCAATTTTAAAGTGCttattaacattttttaaatacatgcttaacatttttttgaatacatggtcaacaatTCTTATAGATACATTTaatattttttcaaatgcttaattaattaattatattttttgtatacatcaagAACATTTGTATATACATGTTTACATTATAAAACTTATACTTTTTATTTCTACTTTTTTCGATACtcattgtacattttttgtatacatcggaaacatttttctatacacatttaatttttttcaaatgcatgattaagatttttcaaaaatatatgtAAAGTATATATTTGAAATATATATTTCTAGAGTATTTGTATGTATAAACAAAAGTAAAAAAAGAAATCAAAAAAGGAAAACAAACTGAAAAGAGAAGGCAGTTTACTCCCATGCGCCTGGGTCGGGCCAGTATGGCGCTCGGTTCAGGCGAGGCTACTATTGAACTCGCATGGAGCGAGGTATAGCCGCGCCCCACTTTTACCACTGCAGTTGGTGCGCAACGCATCATGTAGTAGTATTTCTCCATGGATTCCTTCCTTGGGACATCCATCCAAGGGCATGGAATAGCAAAGCATGCCTGCAAGCCAAGCTTGTTTCTCAGGCACAAGTAACTGACGGATTGTTGGCCTTGtagattttgatgatgaagattttatTTGTCCATTTCCGTGCGTAGTGCTTCCTCAAACATATCAATTTCGCTGAATTTTTGTGGCTAACAGTTCATTCTCCGTTAATATTTGTAGAGCCATTGCACATATAGCAGTTCTTTCTCCGTGAAGATTTGTAGGAGTCGTTGCAGAAATGTACTAGCAACCACACAACATCATCTATCCAGGTGTGGCCATGAAATGGACATTGCTCCATGTGCACTCTCCACAAATGAAATGATTTCACCAGTGCCCTCGCTCCTACATAAGCTTGTCATGGCGATAGCCTTTTATCACGGGGATAACTGATGTGAATGAGAAGATTGGTGTGTTCTGTGCAGTGCAATGATGGTTGATGGGCGTTTGCTCCATAGCGCACTAGACTTTGAGCTAGGTATCATTGCATCAAGCGCTGGTGCTTCTACTACATAGTCGAGAATACACATGTAAATATTGAGCTCCAAATAGTAATGGTAGGTTGGCGCTATGAAGGAGCCATGACTACCCATGTCAACACGGATGTGTGCAGTGTGTGTAGTTTGGATCcatgtagttttctttttgaaACAATTGGATCCATGTAGTTGCATGTCCTGCTCCACCACAACGATAGGGGGACCGTATGGGCTGGACCTAGGTTGCTTTCTCTGTATCACTCACTCTGCTTACAAGACCTACTAGAACAAAGTACCCGTCTCTAAAAAGGAACAAGTAACCTATGATATAGGAGGAATAGAGCCATTTGGCGTGTCACAATGAAATTTTCATCACAGTTTTATCGGGCTAAGGTTTGCCTTTCATGAAGACTACACGTTTACCAACAAGTACATTGGGGGCTTCCTATGTACATCAACCCAATACCTATAATCATTCAGACCATAGATGCATAATGAATATTCAACTAACATGCTACACTTGTGCGAATATGGTCTCCGTCCTCTCTCCTCTATCCTATACATATACCACCCTATCTATCTTCACCTAACTAGATAGTTGGCCAAGTTGTTCATTCATATAGGCAACAAGCACACATGGATGAAGGGGAACATGCGAGAAGAATGGAGAGATAAGAACATGGGAATTAGAGACATCAGAACATTAGCATATCCGAACATTAGCATATTGAGGAAGTTACTTACGGCTTAGACCTGTCGGAAACAAAATAAGTGCATCTGATGTTCCATGTGTCCTTGTTACGGAAGGTTTTGAAGCCCAATTGTTAGGTATTACCTTATCTACCTTCACCTGCCGCATACTTGCAGGTTTCTGAAAAGTGAGTTGCGGCGACGAGTCAATCATCCATGTGTTGCAGTGGCGCGATGGCCCTATCGAGCTCACTAGTGCAAGGCAGATCAACGCGTCCATAGGACATATGAAGCACTTGAACCGTGCATGTGTTGTGTGCCAAATCCCCGAAAAAAACATGTCACTCTCATTTTCAGATACAGGACCTACTAATACCAGGTAACCTATGATTTGATCATATGGGGTACCAATAGTATGCAAATCTATGATTTGATCATATGGGGGTACAAATAGTATACTACGACGCGATTTTCATCAAGTTATGTAGGGTTAAAGTGTGCCTTCCAGAAATACTACATGCTTACCAACCAACACATCAAGGGCCTACTATGTAAGTAGCAACACAATACCCATATCCATATAGGAAACAACCACACATGAACAATGGGAAGATGAGAAAAGAATGAAGATATTAGAGGTAATGACATACACATGGGAATAATAGACATCAAAACATTAGCAATCTTTACATTCAATCTTGTAAGTTCTACATGGGCCGCATTAATGACACATGCCTCTGAGTGCTCCCAACCTAACCATGTTTGATATACACTAGTTGGACTACGAGAACGGTTGGTGTACCGTCATAGCTCTCCAATGATAGGCAAGCATGTGTCTGAATTCTCCCGTCCAAGCATCACCACCACCTACTTAACAAGGCGTCTTGGTAGATCAGGTGGGCAGTGATGTGTCATCATGGCGAATACAATGCCAATGTGGTTCTCTTGCATCAAGAACTCATAAACCCTTCGCTAATGCGCTAGTGTGGTTCTTTAGTGGTAATGGGCTAGCTATATAGAAAGTTTGTAGTGAAAAAACGACAACATGAATGGAAAATAAAAgagaaagaaacagaaaaaacagGTCTAGAGAACATTCTAGAAGGTTTCCAATTCCGTTAAAACCAAACAGGAACCTggtagaaggttcccaaaaccgaacgcacactagtagaaaacagggctttggttcggccagaaaagagcattaatcccggttgcattacgaaccgggactaatgtgagaattggtcccggttcgagcggctagcgcaccgtacaggcattagtcccggttcaaatgagacctttagtcctggttggtgccacgaaccggtactaaaggtcctactttcaaactctaccccccctatcaccttttcagttttgtaaaaagcaaaagaaaatgataaaaacttcaaaaattaaaatccttccagatgtagttatgttactacatgtactagttaggaaaatttaaaaacttaaatttggacatgttttgcaaaaagtgtagagaaaatgtaaaacggctataacttttgaaTACGATATcagaaaaaacgtataatatatcaaaatgttcagcacgaaaatccgcatcctgtttgcaaatttttagaatcctcaaattctaaaaggaaaaaatagttatgctcaaatttcaattttttttaatttttgttaaatctgatcaaactatggtcaaactacttattcaagaagtattaatgttactaaataattatttcagttttttgaattttggtcaaatctggtcaaactgtggtcaaacaatggtcaaactaattattcaagaaatattagtgttactaaataattatttcagtttttttgaattttggtcaaatctggtcaaactacttattcaagaaatattagtgttactaaataattattgtttttagaacaatagtttcaaactcaaacagtgaaatgtgtgacttcatgcttaAGCTAAATttctgagggttaataggattgacatcttactattgtcatggaaacaacaagtgcagacttggaaacgagggagaatagaacccggaagttaagcatgctcaggctggagtagtgagaggatgggtgaccgtccgggaagttagatgatttggaatgatgaggggtgattagagattagaggttaaaataattcagaaatttgaaaataaaaaaaataaaaaaaaaatcaaaaaatttcctttagtaccgggGCATGACCCGATGAATAAAGCTTTGCTTTACCATAAAAGTAAAACTAGCGTTATATAGGGATTTTCGTGAGTTATATAGCTAAATACAGTATATTTAGGAATAGACGATATATTTAGGTCGACGCGGTCGCTCAGCACGTCCACATCATGGCACGGCCGCGGCCCGCGTGGGaccagcagcagcaggaggaaaAGAAGATAAAAACGCGCGAAACAGCGAGACGGTTGCAACGTCCACCACGCCACCGCGTGCGTCACGAGCTCCCtcgctccttccttccccctcgcAGCCGCGTCCACCAATATTAATTCTGGTCTCCTCCAGCGCAGGCTTCCTCCATGCCACCAAGCCGTATATAAGCCGGGGCGCGTGGCCTTTCTCCCTTCACCAACCCCATCAAGAAACGACCCAAGCAAAGCCACCAATTGATTGAAGCAAAGTCACAGAGCCTGCGTGCAAGAAAGCCTCGGCCACCGGAGCTGCTGCAGGTCTCCTATCGAGTATGGACAAGGTGCTGGCCTTCTCCATCCTGAGCGCCTCGCCGGCCGACATCGCCCCCGGCGCCGGCAAAGGCGGCAGCTGGGCCCGGCTCTCCTGGCGGGGGAGGAAGCTGCAGGAGGGCGACCGGGCAGGAGCAGAGCACCAAGGGAAGCAGGGAGGCCTGCCGCGGGAGGCAGAGCAACAGCCGGGCAAAGGGAAATCGCAGTCGCCGTCAACGTTGCCGCCGCGGTTTGCGCCGGAGTTTGATGGGATCGACTGCTTCGAGACCATCGTGTGCCATTGATCGCTGATGAATCGCGATCTGCTCGTGGTCCAGCCGGGCGTGTGGCTACGTACTGATTCTTTCTCCGTTTGTCGGCCGTACGATCGGCGTGTTCATACGTTTCTTAACTTGTGCTTCTAACTGAAGCCGGATGCTGTACAGAATACAGAGTTACCTGTAAACCAAGTTCTTCATATGGTACAAAGAAACCCATTTCGCCGCGATTATTCGGATAAGCTTTGATTTTTAAGGCTAGACGTCATGACGGAGTAGAGACATTTAGTCAGACTAATCTAGAATTGGAACCGCCCAATCCGAAAACAGGTGGATACGTGCGAACTGGAATTCCTTTGGCAGTTTGGGAATTTGATGTCCGAACCCACAGGCTGAATCAAGATTTTATTAGATGGCCTGACTCCTTAGTCTCCTTCACCTTGAGAGAATCGACACACTCTCTGAACCTCAGGCTCAAAGCCTGTCGAGACGATGCTCTGCTCTGGCGAGGGAGGTTCAAAAACGACCACCGTGCGCACGTTGATGTTTGGTTGCGCGCTCTGGCTCAACAGTCAAAACCCTCCTGCTGCTTTTTGAATGGAAAGATTCAGGTGGGGGAGTTCTCTCTTCCCCGGTGAAAATTCAGAAGAAAAGGGTGTTTACTGCAGGCCAATAGACTGTCTGGTTAAATATTGATGCTTTCCCCGTGCCCTCTGATTCCGACATCTACTTGGTTCTCCTCTCGTCAGTTTCTTTTTGTGTCTGCTCACGTCTACTTATTCATGAATTCACAGGTGAAATAAATGGAGAAGTAAATTCGAAGTATGTGGATGAATTACTGAAACTTGCTATTTGTCATGCAGATGTATTCGAGAAAAAAAAATTCTTATCATGCAGATGTAGACTTACATATATGGGGAAAGCATTACTCGCACAAGTGAAGGTTAATGGAGAATTTACTTATTTTTTGTTGTTCTATTTCGTGCTGCATTTTTCCTTGGTAGAATACAAGTGTGAGACAGGACTTTCAACACTCGGGTGCCCCTACACCCTCTATAAACAGTAAATGCAATTCTTTATTTATAAAATGTCTGAAACTTTGGGACATCAAACATGATCAAATTTTCGATGATCTTGCAAAGTTTCAGCTACAAATAACTTTCGAGGAGCCCAATCAGGCCGAAAAGATGGCCACGAGGCCCATGAATAATGAACAAATGGTGAGCAGACACCCCTGGATGAAGCGAGTATGTGTTTCTGTGATTCATTTTATGTGAATCGCAGAAATGATTATTAAAAGTATAATTATGTTTTTCTAGAAATGATCATGTATTCACAAAAAATGTTAGTTCACGTCTCGATATGTGTTTATATGCTTTCCTAAAAATGTCCAAAGCATTCGTCACCCCCTCCTGCCTACACTCACACAACACACACAATTAACTTTTAGATAATTGAAAAAGGAAAATAGTTAATCAAAAAAAATGCTGGAAAAAGGGGAAAGGGAAGACAAAATGAAAGGAAAACAAAtacaaaaaagaaacaaaaataagAGACGAACAAAAATAATAAGGAAGAGGTAAATGGTTTGGGCAAGGATGCGTTCAAAATAGTCGAATGCTACATTTATGGGGAAGTCTTTCAAAATAAGCTAGTGCATGACAATTATATTGCACacttattgaaggaaatatgcaatagaggcaataataaagttgctatttatatttccttatgtcatgataaatatCTGTTatacatgctagaattgtattaaccggaaacttgatacatgtgtgaatacatagacaaaacaaagtgtccgtagtatgctctactagactagctcattaatcaaagatggttaagtttcctgaccatagacatgtgttgtcatctgatgaacgggatcacatcattagaagaatgatgtcatggacaagacccatccgttagcttagcataatgataattaaattttattgctattgctttcttcatgacttatacatattcctctgactatgagattatgcaactcccgaataccagaggaataccttgtgtgctatcaaacgtcacaacgtaaaagggtgattataaagatgctctacaggtatctccgaaggtgttttgttgggttggcatagatcgagattaggatttgtcactccgagcatcggagaggtatctccgggccctctcggtaatgcacatcataataagccttgcaagcaatgtgactaatgagttagttacgggatgatgcattacggaatgagtaaagagacttgtcggtaacgagattgaataacgtatgttgtcataacggttcgaccgataaagatctttgtagaatatgtgggaaccaatatgagcatacaggttccgctattggttattgaccggagaggtgtctcggtcatgtctacatagttctcaaacccgtagggtccgcacgcttaaagttcgatgacgatttgtattatatgagttatgggttttggtgaccgaaggttgttcggagtcccggatgagatcgcggacatgacgaggagtctcgaaatggttgagaggtaaagattgatatattggaaggtagtattcggacaccggaagggttccggagtgtatcgggtacataccggagtaccggaggggttatcggaaccccccggggaaagatatgggtgACATGGGCCATAGGtt
This sequence is a window from Aegilops tauschii subsp. strangulata cultivar AL8/78 chromosome 7, Aet v6.0, whole genome shotgun sequence. Protein-coding genes within it:
- the LOC109760545 gene encoding uncharacterized protein: MDKVLAFSILSASPADIAPGAGKGGSWARLSWRGRKLQEGDRAGAEHQGKQGGLPREAEQQPGKGKSQSPSTLPPRFAPEFDGIDCFETIVCH